The Coleofasciculus sp. FACHB-1120 DNA segment CTTGACGGCGATCGCTTCGACATCGGCGGCGGACAGCAATCGGGAGCGAATCTTTTCCACAGCTTTGAGAAATTTGGACTAAACTCAAACCAGATTGCCAACTTTCTCTCCCAAGCAGAGATTCAGAATATTTTGGGTCGCGTTGTCGGTGGAGATGCCTCCATTATTAATGGACTGATTCAGGTAACAGGCGGGAATTCTAACCTCTTCTTGATGAATCCCGCAGGCATTATCTTCGGCGCAGGAGCCAGCCTCAACGTGTCTGCTTCCTTCACCGCGACAACAGCAACCGGAATTGGGATTGGCTCAAATTGGTTTAATGCAGCAGGATCTAACAACTACGCCGCACTGACGGGAAACCCCAACGCTTTTGCTTTTGCCACCAGTCAGCCAGGAGCCATTATCAACGCTGGCAACCTCAGCTTACAGCCGGGACAAAACTTCTTAACTTTGTTGGGCGGAACCGTCGTCAGTACCGGGCAACTCTCCGCACCAGGGGGTAACATTACCGTAGCTGCCATCCCTGGTGAAAGTGTCGTCCGCATCACTCAGCAAGGGCTGCTGCTAGGTTTGGATATTCAACCTTTGGCAACGGCAGACACTCAACCTGAAAACTGGACATTACCGATTCCCACATTACCTCAATTGCTGACAGGCGGGAATGTAAGCAATGCTACTGGAATGACAGTTAACAGCAACGGACAGGTAGAACTAACCGGATCTAGCATTGCGGTGGAAAACGGGGATGCCGTCGCCAAGAAAGTGACAGCCGAGTCAGCAAAGCTATCTGCCAACAACAATCTAACCTTAGTCGAAAGCCAGCTAAAGACAACGGGAAATATGCAATTGCTGGCGCAGGATACAGTACGAGTCCGAGACACTCAGGCGAATTCTGTTTTACTTCAGGCAGGAGGAGATTTACTGATTCAGGGCACTCTAGGTGTTGATATCTTTGCCTTAAATCATTCGGCAAGTGGTGTGGTTTCTGGTAAAAATACACTGTTGCGCTCTCCTAACCCAGTCATTGGTGATGCTCATTTCACAACTGGCGGCAGCTTCAAAATTGAGCAATTGGATGGAAGTGTGGGGAATCTATCGAGTCCTAACGACCCAATTATTCTGGCATCTGGAGATGTGACGCTAGGAGACTATGAGGGAGCTTCACTCCATATTTTGGCTAGAGGTAGCGTGACGCTGGGCAACGTCACAATTACTGGTACAGACTCAACAACAGATACGATTAATCCTAATAACCCCGATTCTTTCCTTGCCAGTTTAGCGGATGTCACCTTATCCAATGGGACGACGATAACAATTGATGGCAGCGCTAAACCTACGTTAGATATCCGAGCTGGAATCAATTGGGAGTTGTTAGGTGGCGCACCAACAAATAGCGTTATTCCACCTTCTGCATTCGATCCATCTATAAGCCCTAATTCGCAACCTGTTTTCGCTGGAACAACAACGGATGCGAGTATTGTAATCACTGGAGACATTAATATAACTGAGCCAGATGGAGTTATTCTTTTAACAAATCGCTATTCTTCTAACACTTCATCCAGCGGAGAGATCAAAGTTAACGGTTCTATTAACAATAAGAATTCAAATTTTTCGGATAATGTCGGTGCAGTTTTACTTGATTCACGAACAAGCATCTTCACAGAAGACATTAATACTGATGGTGATTCTGTAGGTTTATCTGCTATTGGAAACATTACATCAGGACATATCTTCACGGGTGGGCTTAGTGGCTCCGCTGACAGTGCTGTAGTTTTGTCTTCTACAGCAGGCAATATTGTGGTCAATAGCATTGATGCGGGCGGTGGGGGAATTGACATTACAGCCGCTGGTCTTTTCCAAGCTAAGAGTTATACTCTTCCTGAACCTTTTTTGGAAGCAGAGGTTAAACCCAAAAATGATCCAAAATTACTGAGTTTTCTTCAAGGTAAAAACGTTGATTTTGACCCAGAAAAAGAAATAACAGTATTTACACAAGATATCCCATCTAGTTTGCATGCTAGACCGAGTGACAACAAAACTAATGGGGAAATTAATGCCCCGATCAGTATCCGGTATGGAGGTGCAACTACAACCCTTGTATCAAAACAGTTTGATATATATAGTTTTGGAAGTTCAACGCCTAGTAGCAAAGGCAGCATTCTGATCAAAGGGGGAAATGGAGGTTTTAATTTGGGACCAGCGATCGCTATTAATAGCGAACCCTTTAAACCAAGCTCCAGCGATGATAGTTTTGATGATTTTGATGCCCAATTCCCATTTAGTTTGATCAAGAATGAAGTTTATACACCGCTTGTTTTTGGTTCAGATAAGTTTCCCAATAATGTTAGCGGTACTGTAGCAGCTATCACCGTTGGAGCTGGCAATAACAATCTGTTTTATGGGTCTACTCAAAATATCTCTTTTCCCCCAATCGCCCAAAACCCTAATCCCAATACAAATACCGGGACTAACACCAATACCAATAGTGGCACTGGTACTAACACGAATACTGGGATTGGCACTAATACGAATACTGGCACCAATATCGTCACTAACACGGCGAACGCTGGTAATGGTACCAATATCAGCCCTAACACAAATACTGGCACCAACATCGTCACTAACACGAATACTGTCTCTGGTACCGATACAAATACAGATAACGATACCGCTACTGCTGGATCTGACGACCTCACACCAGATATACAACTAATTGCGCTGAGAAATGACGCTTCTAACTCGCGCTTATCAGATTTGAGCGATCGCATTCTTGTCTTCGATAACAGCCTTAAAAGCAGCTCAGATGCACCTCACGCGAACCGGGTGACGCACAATAGCGATGGAACGCTGAAATTGTCAACGGCTGAAGCATCTGCTGTGTGCGCTGCACAACTGCAAGATCCGCGACGGCGAAATCTGCAACTACGAGATCCGCGTTGCTTGCAAGAAAAACCCACCGCATCAGTCGCATCAGCGCAAGATAGCCGTAAAGTGGCAGCAGATCGACTATTACAGCAAGGCTTTGAACAGTATCAGCCGAATCGGGTTGCACCTGCTGTCCAGTCTTGGCAACAGGCATTAAAAATCTACCAGGAACTCAAAGACGTTCCGGGGGAAGTTGCTGCCAGAGGTGTTCTGGGTGCGGCTTCTCTGGTTCAGGAAAACTATAAGGATGCGATCGCGCTCTTAGAGCCATTCTTGACGATGGAAGCGGGAAATGGCAATCCTACAGCTAAAGCACAAGCACTTTCAAATCTGGGAATTGCTTACAAAGCCGTAGGCAACTATGCAAGCGCGATCGTATCCCATCAGAAAGCTTTGACCATTATGCAGGAAGCCAAAGACCGTCAGGGAGAGGGTCAGGTTTCAGTCAATTTAGGCAATACTTACGAAGCTTTGGGTGAATATGACAAAGCAATTCAGTCTTATCAACAAAGTTTAACGATTGCGCGAGAAATTAAAGATCCCTCAGCAGAAGGGAGAGCATTAGGAAATTTGGGAGCAATTAACGCTAATTTGGGCAAGTCTCAGGAAGCCGTTCAGTCTTACGAACAGAGTTTAGCGATCGCGCAACAAATTAGCGATAAGGAAGGACAAGGAAGCACCCTATCCAACCTCGGATCTGCTTATCATGTTCAAGGCGAATTTACCAAAGCGCTCGATTATTATCAGCAGAGTTTAGCGATCGCAAAAGAAATTAGCAATCGCGAGTTACAGCACAAGGCACTCGGAAATTTAGGAATTGCTTATGAGGATTTAGGCGATTATCCCAAAGCGATTGAACATCACCAGAAGAGCTTAAAAATTGCGCGATTGCTGGGTGACAAACGAGGAGAGGCAGCAGCTCTCAATAATCTGGGACATACTCTATTTACTTCTCGCAAACTCCCAGAAGCCGAGAAAAACCTCCGCGATGCTGTTGAGGTTTTGGAATCTCTGCGACCAGGATTAAACGATCTCTATAATGTCTCAGTTTTTGATACGCAAGTCCTAACTTACAACCTATTGCAACAAATCCTGATTGCCCAGAATAAAGAAGATTCGGCTTTGGAAATTTCCGAAAGGGGACGCGCCCGTGCTTTTGTAGAGTTACTGCAACAGCGATTGTCCCCTGAAGCTTCGGCTCGATCTCAAACTAAATTAAACCCTCCGACAATCGCACAGATTAAAAGAATTGCCAAAGAACAAAATGCCACATTAGTTGAATATTCAATTGTTCCAGAAGAAGAATTTAAAGTTCAAGGTAAACTCAGAGGAAAGGCGTCGGAACTCTTTATTTGGGTAGTGCAGCCTACAGGGAAAGTGGCGTTTCGCCGAGTTGACTTAAAACCGTTACGGCAACAAAATAATTCTTTTGAAGATTTGCTCGCGAACAGCCGGATTTTAAATGGACCTAATCTTAGCAAAGGAGAAGCGGCTAGATCCCAACTGCATCAAGTGCTGATTCAGCCAATTGCTGATTTCCTGCCCAAAGATGCAAATTCTCCCGTAATATTTATTCCGCAAGGTGGGCTGTTTTTGCTGCCTTTCCCGGCTCTAAAAGCTCCCAATGGCAAATACTTAATCGAGCAGCACACAATTCTAACCGCTCCAGCCATTGAGATGCTAGACCTCACTCACCAACAACAGAAACGTCTAGAAAGGTTGTATAAAACATCTCCAGATAGCAAAAACGTCCTAGTAGTGGGCAATCCGACGATGCCCAGCATGCCCACCACTAAGGATGGACAAACGCCTCAGAAACTCGCACCGTTACCGGGTGCCGAACGGGAAGCGCTGACGATTGCTAAACTCTTAAACACTCAAGCGCTTATTGGTGACAAAGCAACCAAAGTTGAGATTGTGCAACAGATGCCCCAAGCGCGGGTAATTCATCTAGCGACGCACGGCTTACTGGATGATATTCAAGAATTAGGCATTCCCGGCGCGATCGCTCTGGCTCCATCCAAGAACGATAATGGATTCCTCACTGCTGGAGAAATCTTTGACTTGAAGCTAAATGCTGAACTTGTGGTGTTGAGTGCTTGTCACACGGGACGCGGCAAAATCACCGGCGATGGTGTTATCGGTTTGTCGCGATCGCTCATTTCATCAGGAGTCCCCAGCGCGATCGTTTCCCTGTGGGCGGTTCCTGACGAACCGACGACCCTTCTCATGACAGAGTTTTATCAAACTGTACAAAAAAATCCGAATAAAGCCCAGGCGTTGCGAAGCGCAATGTTAGTGACAATGAAACAATATCCAGATCCAGTCAACTGGGCGGCTTTCACCCTGATTGGGGAAGCACAGTAATAGTAATCAGCCCCTCTTAAAAAGCAACGGTGCAAGCACAAGTGACTTAATTTGCTCAAAGCACTCCCAGTCCTAGCAAGAACAGCCCCTTCCCTACGTCGCTTGCTTTCCCAAAGAGGTGGGAACGGAGAACAATATTCAAAGACTCTCTCCGTGTCGGAGAAAGGTGCGGGGAGGCTTAAAAAGCCGGATGCAAGGGGGATTTCTGCCTAAGTCCTCATAATATTACCTACTGAGCGATCGCGAGGACAACGCGAAACTTTGCATTCCCTTCACGTAACTTGTGCTGTCTTCATCAACTTCATACGGAAAATTACTGAGCTGAGGACTAATCTTTGTAAAGAACCAATTAGTCTACCTCAGCCACAACTATGGGTGCTTCTAGACTTATCAAGTTTTGGCGTTCGACCGTACTGTTTCCTGAATTTATTTGTTTCTCAGTAATTAAGCGCCAAAAGTCTTACCGTGAATTTGCTCAAGCCCAAAGAAACATAAAAGCCAGCCACCGGATTGTGATTCAGCCGCAAGGGGTTTTAAATCGCTGTAATGGCGCTTTCTTACAGCAATGGATTGTGAACAACGTCGTACTGGATGCCCCGGCTCTATGCGTGCTAGATATGACCTATATCAAGGGGGTGGATAGTTCGGGGCTATTTTCTTTGGTGGCAGGACTCAAAGCTGCCCGCAAACAGCAGTGCCATGTTGTAATTTGTAACTTGCAATCTTCCGTCAAAACACTTTTTGAAGTAGCGCAGCTTGAGGAAATGTTTGAGATTGAGGAAAGTTATGAAGCTGCCCTTGCCAAACTGGCTTGACGACTCCTTCATCAAGAGTGCCAACAACCGAACGATTGCAGGATATAAAGGCGCTTTAGCCTGAACTAGGCAGCTATAAATTTCATCTAAATTCAGCGTTGGGAAGTCAATGCTCAGCCTTCAGCCCTCCGGAAATCGAGCGACACTGATAGGATCGAGATGGATGAATATCGTCTTAATCAATCTCGCCATGACTTTGGGCAATCTACGCGACCTTTATCAACAGGTCATTTTAGAACACTACAAGAAGCCACGGCACAAGGGTAAAACCAATCCCGTGCATCGGTCTCAGAGGGGACACAATCCTTCTTGTGGCGATACCATTGAGCTGACATTGCAGATGAATGCAGCAGGCGACGCCATAGAAGATGTGAAATTTGAAGGAGAAGGCTGCGCGATCGCAATGGCTTCTGCTGACTTGATGGCGGATGCGTTGCGGGGAAAGAAAGTAGATGTAGCCCTGGAAATGGTGGAACGCTTTCAAAACATGATGAAAGGGGAGGCCGAGTTCCCCAAAGAGCAACGCAAGCTGAACGTGATGCAAGGCGTTTCTCAATTTCCAGTTCGGATCAAATGTGCTAACCTCACCTGGCATACTTTAAAAGCTGCCTTGGAATCACCCAATGGCAATCAGCCAAACGGGTTCGTCAGTAATGAAAAGGAAGACGCTTAAGTTGCCATGTTAACAACTACTTTTTTTCTAGAACTAGCCAAATGGTCAGCGGTTCTTACCATTGCCAGTGCGGTTGTAACCGTGTTGGGGTTTATTTTCAAATGGGGCATCCGGTTTCGATTGGTGGGTAGCACTGGGTTTATGGGTGTGCTAACAGCCGGTTTATTTTCTTTGAGTTTGGTACCGCTAACCCATACAGCAGTTCCAGGTTCGGTGCACTATAAGTTGGTTTATGACACCGGCGGGGCGGAAACAGTGGTTTCTGTACCGCCGATGATTTCCAACGCCCAATTAGATGCAACGATGCGTCAAGCTGCCAGCGACTTGTACTCTTATGGTCGTTTAGGTCGGGCAAAAGACAATTTACTGACCATTCGGGTACGTACCGTTATTCATCCTTCCCCTGGCGTTTCTAAACCGCTTTACTTGGGTGAGGTGAAGCGATCGCTCGCTATTCGCGATGATGAGCAGATTGATATCCAAGTCTTCCCAGAAAACCTGGCACAATTGCCAAAGTCTACCGCGTAATTACGGATCTTTCTCTACATTGGGATTTTCAGAGTCGAAGCGAGGCGGAGCCTAGAAACGAGTTCCTAGAAACGAGTGTTAAATAGGCTGCTGCCTCCCCCAATTACTACAGCAAAATTATTAGAGAAATTTGTTATAAATTCTTTCATAAGCAGTATTGAGCAATTACCTTCTTTAGACTAAAATGGTTGATTCTATGCCCAATCAATCCTTGCCAGAGTTGTCTACTCAAACCGCTCCTTCATTATTTTCACTGATGGTGGCTCCCGGTCGGGTGCTGCGCGGTCAGAAGGCGCTGGAACAAGCAGGAGAAGCGATCGCGACTTTTGGGCGGCGTCCCTTGGTTGTAGGGGGCGATCGCACACTGTCCGCTACGTTACCCCGATTGCAGCTTGCCCTCAAACAGCAAAAGACAGACATTGCCCAGGCATCGTACAGCCCAGATTGCAGTACGCGATCGCTTGAATCTCTGCGGAAAGCTGTCACCGACCATCAAGCTGACGTAATTATCGGCATTGGCGGTGGCAAAGCATTAGACACCGCAAAACTACTGGCTCATCAATGCCAGTTGCCAGTCGTCACAATTCCCACCTCAGGGGCGACCTGCGCTGCTTGGACAGCCCTTTCTAACGTCTATTCCGACGAAGGGGCATTTCTCTATGATGTCAGTCTCGATCGGTGCCCGGATTTGCTAGTGCTGGATTACGAGTTAATTCAGACTGCACCGCAACGCACCTTAATTGCCGGGATTGGCGACGCCTTGGCGAAGTGGTACGAAGCTTCTGTCAGCAGCGGTCACTCCGACCAAACTTTAATGATTGCCGCCGTGCAACAAGCGCGAGTCCTGCGGGATATTCTCTTCCAAAAAGCCGCAGCAGCGCTGAAAG contains these protein-coding regions:
- a CDS encoding Ycf51 family protein; the protein is MLTTTFFLELAKWSAVLTIASAVVTVLGFIFKWGIRFRLVGSTGFMGVLTAGLFSLSLVPLTHTAVPGSVHYKLVYDTGGAETVVSVPPMISNAQLDATMRQAASDLYSYGRLGRAKDNLLTIRVRTVIHPSPGVSKPLYLGEVKRSLAIRDDEQIDIQVFPENLAQLPKSTA
- a CDS encoding CHAT domain-containing protein → MNTAVRSIRRLLIVFPWVGAINTQAVQGQSIVPASDGTGSNVVLDGDRFDIGGGQQSGANLFHSFEKFGLNSNQIANFLSQAEIQNILGRVVGGDASIINGLIQVTGGNSNLFLMNPAGIIFGAGASLNVSASFTATTATGIGIGSNWFNAAGSNNYAALTGNPNAFAFATSQPGAIINAGNLSLQPGQNFLTLLGGTVVSTGQLSAPGGNITVAAIPGESVVRITQQGLLLGLDIQPLATADTQPENWTLPIPTLPQLLTGGNVSNATGMTVNSNGQVELTGSSIAVENGDAVAKKVTAESAKLSANNNLTLVESQLKTTGNMQLLAQDTVRVRDTQANSVLLQAGGDLLIQGTLGVDIFALNHSASGVVSGKNTLLRSPNPVIGDAHFTTGGSFKIEQLDGSVGNLSSPNDPIILASGDVTLGDYEGASLHILARGSVTLGNVTITGTDSTTDTINPNNPDSFLASLADVTLSNGTTITIDGSAKPTLDIRAGINWELLGGAPTNSVIPPSAFDPSISPNSQPVFAGTTTDASIVITGDINITEPDGVILLTNRYSSNTSSSGEIKVNGSINNKNSNFSDNVGAVLLDSRTSIFTEDINTDGDSVGLSAIGNITSGHIFTGGLSGSADSAVVLSSTAGNIVVNSIDAGGGGIDITAAGLFQAKSYTLPEPFLEAEVKPKNDPKLLSFLQGKNVDFDPEKEITVFTQDIPSSLHARPSDNKTNGEINAPISIRYGGATTTLVSKQFDIYSFGSSTPSSKGSILIKGGNGGFNLGPAIAINSEPFKPSSSDDSFDDFDAQFPFSLIKNEVYTPLVFGSDKFPNNVSGTVAAITVGAGNNNLFYGSTQNISFPPIAQNPNPNTNTGTNTNTNSGTGTNTNTGIGTNTNTGTNIVTNTANAGNGTNISPNTNTGTNIVTNTNTVSGTDTNTDNDTATAGSDDLTPDIQLIALRNDASNSRLSDLSDRILVFDNSLKSSSDAPHANRVTHNSDGTLKLSTAEASAVCAAQLQDPRRRNLQLRDPRCLQEKPTASVASAQDSRKVAADRLLQQGFEQYQPNRVAPAVQSWQQALKIYQELKDVPGEVAARGVLGAASLVQENYKDAIALLEPFLTMEAGNGNPTAKAQALSNLGIAYKAVGNYASAIVSHQKALTIMQEAKDRQGEGQVSVNLGNTYEALGEYDKAIQSYQQSLTIAREIKDPSAEGRALGNLGAINANLGKSQEAVQSYEQSLAIAQQISDKEGQGSTLSNLGSAYHVQGEFTKALDYYQQSLAIAKEISNRELQHKALGNLGIAYEDLGDYPKAIEHHQKSLKIARLLGDKRGEAAALNNLGHTLFTSRKLPEAEKNLRDAVEVLESLRPGLNDLYNVSVFDTQVLTYNLLQQILIAQNKEDSALEISERGRARAFVELLQQRLSPEASARSQTKLNPPTIAQIKRIAKEQNATLVEYSIVPEEEFKVQGKLRGKASELFIWVVQPTGKVAFRRVDLKPLRQQNNSFEDLLANSRILNGPNLSKGEAARSQLHQVLIQPIADFLPKDANSPVIFIPQGGLFLLPFPALKAPNGKYLIEQHTILTAPAIEMLDLTHQQQKRLERLYKTSPDSKNVLVVGNPTMPSMPTTKDGQTPQKLAPLPGAEREALTIAKLLNTQALIGDKATKVEIVQQMPQARVIHLATHGLLDDIQELGIPGAIALAPSKNDNGFLTAGEIFDLKLNAELVVLSACHTGRGKITGDGVIGLSRSLISSGVPSAIVSLWAVPDEPTTLLMTEFYQTVQKNPNKAQALRSAMLVTMKQYPDPVNWAAFTLIGEAQ
- a CDS encoding STAS domain-containing protein, whose product is MGASRLIKFWRSTVLFPEFICFSVIKRQKSYREFAQAQRNIKASHRIVIQPQGVLNRCNGAFLQQWIVNNVVLDAPALCVLDMTYIKGVDSSGLFSLVAGLKAARKQQCHVVICNLQSSVKTLFEVAQLEEMFEIEESYEAALAKLA
- a CDS encoding iron-containing alcohol dehydrogenase family protein, which encodes MPNQSLPELSTQTAPSLFSLMVAPGRVLRGQKALEQAGEAIATFGRRPLVVGGDRTLSATLPRLQLALKQQKTDIAQASYSPDCSTRSLESLRKAVTDHQADVIIGIGGGKALDTAKLLAHQCQLPVVTIPTSGATCAAWTALSNVYSDEGAFLYDVSLDRCPDLLVLDYELIQTAPQRTLIAGIGDALAKWYEASVSSGHSDQTLMIAAVQQARVLRDILFQKAAAALKEPGSEVWREVVDASVLLAGVIGGLGGAQCRTVAAHAVHNGLTHIPAAHSAIHGEKVAYGILVQLRLEEMLQSNQLAATARQQLLKFYAEIGLPQTLDDLGLGNITLGEFRQAAEIACAPNSDIHRLPFRVVPEQLMAAMVSTTAPVEVGRPNLGMTSGGNNHDV
- the sufU gene encoding Fe-S cluster assembly sulfur transfer protein SufU: MTLGNLRDLYQQVILEHYKKPRHKGKTNPVHRSQRGHNPSCGDTIELTLQMNAAGDAIEDVKFEGEGCAIAMASADLMADALRGKKVDVALEMVERFQNMMKGEAEFPKEQRKLNVMQGVSQFPVRIKCANLTWHTLKAALESPNGNQPNGFVSNEKEDA